The stretch of DNA CCATGCCGGTCCAGCCGGTGAAGGTGATCAGCAGGGTGAGCAACAGCACCAGGCCGAAACCGATCCCCAGCTTGCGTTTGACGCTGACGTTCCCAAGATTCTCGGCTAACCAACGGTACATGCGACGACTCCCCTCGGACCACTAATTGGACTTATGGGGACTGTATCGGCTGGATGATGGCAATCTGTAACCCGATTTGCCGGGTTAGAACAGGCGGGCGAGCAGGGCGGTGACGGCGGTTTCGACACGCAGGATGCGCTCGCCCAGTTGCACCGGTTGCAGGCCGGACTTGCCCAGCAGATCGATTTCGTAGGGGATCCAGCCACCTTCGGGGCCGATCGCCAGCGTTACCGGTTCGCTTAATGCCCGTGGGCACGGCGGGTAATTGCCGGGATGGCCGACGAGGCCGAGAGTGCCTTCGCTAATCGCCGGCAGGCGATCTTCGACGAACGGCTTGAAGCGCTTCTCGATGATGATTTCCGGCAGCACGGTATCGCGGGCCTGTTCGAGGCCGAGGATCAGATTCTCGCGAATCGCTTCCGGCTCCAGGAACGGCGTCTGCCAGAAACTCTTCTCGACCCGGTAGCTGTTGACCAGAATCACTTTCGACACGCCCATGGTCGCCACGGTCTGGAACACCCGTCGCAGCATCTTCGGGCGCGGCAGTGCCAACACCAGGGTCAGCGGCAGCTTGGCCGGCGGTGGCTGATCGAGGCTGACGCGCAATTCGGCTTCGCCAGCCTCAAGGCGCAGTAGCTCGGCCGAACCCATCAAGCCGTTGATGCGCCCGACCCGCAGGCTGTCACCGACTTCGGAGCGATGCACTTCCTGCATGTGGGTCAGGCGTCGATCACGCAGCACGACACGGTCGGCCGCGATGAAGTCGGCCTCTTCGAGCAACAGCAGGTTCATGCCTGGGTCGCTGGCGGCTGGTCGTTGTGATCGTCGGCCGGGTTCTCGTCCGGACGTTCGCGCTTGCTGATCAGGCCACCGAACAGAATGCCGATTTCAAACAGCATCCACATCGGCACGGCCAGCAGGGTCTGCGAGAAGATGTCCGGCGGGGTGAGGATCATGCCGACCACGAAGCAGCCGATGATCACGTACGGGCGGATCTTCTTCAGGTATTTGACGTCGACCACGCCGATCCACACCAGCAGCACCACGGCCACCGGGATCTCGAACGCGACGCCAAAGGCGAAGAACAGGGTCATCACGAAGTCGAGGTAACTGGTGATGTCGGTCATCATTTCCACGCCGGCCGGGGTGGCGGCGGCGAAGAACTTGAAGATCAGCGGGAACACGAAGTAATAGGCGAACGCCATGCCGGTGTAGAACAGCAGGATGCTGGACACCAGCAGCGGCACCGCGATGCGCTTCTCATGTTTGTACAGGCCCGGTGCGATGAAGCCCCAGATCTGATGCAGGATCACAGGGATCGCGAGGAACAGCGAGACCATCATCGTCAGCTTCAACGGCGTCAGGAACGGCGACGACACGTCGGTAGCGATCATCGTCGCGCCGGCCGGCAGATAGTGGCGCAGCGGCGTCGAGACGAAGGTGTAGATCTGCTGGGTGAAGGCGAACAACCCGGCGAAGATGATGAACACCGCCGCGACGCAACGCAGCAGGCGGGTGCGCAACTCGGTGAGGTGCGATACCAGCGGCATGTGCTGGTCGTTTTCGGGAAGATCGCTCATGGGGCTCGCGGCGGCAATGTAGGGTCGTGAGGGGCCGGTGTTGTCGGCGCGGCGGGTGCAGCTACGTGTTCAACGGAGTTTTCTGTAACCGCAGGCGCCGCTTCTGTCGGCACTACAACGGAAACCGGAGCCGCGGGCGTGGTCGGCGCATGAATCGTCTGCTCGCCCACGTGCTCGACCGGCGTCGGCTCCTGCTGAACCGGCGTGAAAATCTTCCGCGCCTCCTGCTCCAGCGACAGAATGTGCTCGTTGTGCAGTTGCCGACGGATCTCGTCGGCACCGATTTCACGCTCAACTTCCTGTTTGATCGCGTTGAAGCTGCGCTTCAGCCGCCCGACCCACAGGCCGGCGGTGCGCGCAGCGCCCGGCAGACGCTCGGGGCCCAGCACCAGCAGGGCAACGAGGCCGACGAGCAGCAGTTCAGAGAAGCTGATACCAAACATTAGTCAGTGCTCACACGTCTTTGCGGATCGGCTCTTCGACTTTCTGCGCCTGCACGTCGATGGTGTGCGGCGGGTTGGCCTGAGCGGTGGCTTGCGGCTGTACCGGTGGTACCGGTTGCGCAGGCGTTACGGTCGGATCGGCGGCCGCTTTCTCGTCGTCGTTCATGGCTTTGCGAAAGCCCTTGATCGACTCACCGACGTCGGTGCCGAGGTTTTTCAGCTTTTTGGTGCCGAACACCAGCACCACGACTACCAGAATGACGATCCAGTGTTTCCAGTCAAAAATGCCCATGTTGCTGTTCCTCTCTAAAAATTGTTCAGGCGGACGGACGCGAGGCTTTCTCGACGTGTCCGGACAGGCCGAAGCGACGATCCAGTTCATCCAGCACGGCCTGCGGATGCTGCCCCAGTTGGGCGAGCATGACCATGCTGTGGAACCACAGGTCGGCGGTTTCGTAGATCACATCGCTGCAGTCACCGCTGATGGCGGCGTCCTTGGCGGCAATAATGGTTTCGACCGACTCTTCGCCGACTTTCTCCAGAATCTTGTTCAGGCCCTTGTGATACAGACTAGCTACATATGAGCTGTCGGCCGCTGCGCCTTTGCGCTCTTCGAGCACCTGGGCCAGACGAGTCAGGGTGTCACTCATGTTTGTGTCCTGCGGAGTAGATTGCGTGCGGGTCTTTCAGAACCGGGTCGACTGTCTTCCAGTCGCCGTTTTCGAAGACACGGTAAAAGCAGCTTTGACGGCCGGTATGGCAAGCGATGTCGCCGATCTGTTCAACCATCAGGATGATCACGTCGGCATCACAGTCCAGACGCATTTCATGCAGGGTCTGCACATGGCCGGACTCTTCGCCCTTGCGCCACAGCTTGCCACGAGAACGTGACCAGTAGATGGCACGGTTTTCTGCCGCGGTCAGCTCAAGGGCTTCGCGGTTCATCCAGGCCATCATCAGCACGCGTCCGGTCTTGTGATCCTGGGCAATCGCCGGCACCAGGCCATCAGCGTCCCACTTGATCTCGTCCAGCCAGTTTTTCATCTTCGACTCCGACAGCGAACCCGTACTTCAATAGTCGGGTTCAGGCGTTGAAACAGTGTGCCAGCCGATCAGCAAACTGGCTATCGGCGAACGACCAGATACAAGCCGACTGCCACCATGATGCCGGCCGGCCAATGCCCCAGTTCGTTCAGCGGGCCACCGGCAGCGAGGATGGTGCCGCCCGCCAGATGCGCACTGCCGAGCAGACGCAGGAACCAGTCGTCCTTGCGTTTGTGCCACGGTGGCGGTGGGTCGTTGGCGTGCGGCTGGGACATGCGTTCGAGCAGATCGCGGGCCATGTTGGCCAGGTGCGGCAGCTGTTCGAACTGGCTCTGCACGTTGCCGATCAAGGCTTTCGGGCTGACGCGCTCGCGCATCCAGCGTTCGAGGAACGGCTGCGCGGTGTTCCACAGATCCAGATCCGGGTACAGCTGACGGCCGAGGCCTTCGATGTTCAGCAGGGTCTTTTGCAGCAGCACCAGCTGCGGCTGCACTTCCATGTTGAAGCGCCGCGCAGTCTGGAACAGGCGCATCAGCACCTGGCCAAAAGAAATATCTTTTAACGGTTTTTCGAAGATCGGCTCGCACACAGTACGGATCGCCGCTTCGAATTCGTTGAGTTTGGTTTCCGCCGGTACCCAGCCCGAATCGATGTGCAATTGCGCCACGCGACGATAGTCGCGCTTGAAGAAGGCGAACAGGTTGCGCGCCAGATAGTCCTGGTCTTCCGGGGTCAGGCTGCCGACGATGCCGCAGTCGATCGCAATGTACTGCGGGCTCCACGGGTTGACGGTGCTGACGAAGATGTTGCCCGGGTGCATGTCGGCGTGGAAAAAGCTGTCGCGGAACACCTGGGTGAAGAAAATCTCCACGCCGCGCTCGGCGAGCATCTTCATGTCGGTGCGCTGGTCGGCGAGGGTCGCCAGATCCGTCACCTGAATCCCGTAGATGCGCTCCATCACCAGCACTTTCGGTCGGCACCAGTCCCAATAGACTTGCGGCACGTAGAGCAGCGGCGAGCCTTCGAAGTTGCGCTTGAGCTGGCTGGCGTTGGCCGCCTCGCGCAACAGGTCGAGTTCGTCGTAGATGGTTTTTTCGTAGTCCTGCACCACGTCCACCGGGTGCAGCAGGCGTGCGTCGGCGGAGACTTTTTCGGCGGCGCGGGCGAGGATGAACAGCCACGCGAGATCCTGCGCGATGATCGGCTTCAAACCCGGGCGGATCACCTTGACCACCACTTCTTCGCCGGTTTTCAGCTGCGCGGCATGCACCTGCGCCACCGAGGCCGAGGCCAGCGGTTCGACGTCAAAGCGGCTGAACACTTCGCTGATCTTCTTGCCCAGCTGTTCTTCGATCAGCTTGATCGACAGCTGCGAATCGAACGGCGGCACGCGGTCCTGCAGCAGCATCAGCTCATCGGCGATATCTTCCGGCAGCAGGTCGCGGCGGGTCGAGAGAATCTGCCCGAACTTGATGAAGATCGGCCCCAGGTCCTGCAACGCCAGACGCAGACGCGCGCCACGGCTCAGGTCCAGCGGCTTGCGCGGGAACCAGCGCCACGGCAGCACATAGCGCAGCGCCAGGAGAAACCAGGGCAGCGGCAGATCGAACAGCAGGTCATCGAGGCGGTAGCGGATCACGACGCGCTGGATGCGCAACAGACGGCGGACGGCAAGCAGCTTCATGCGTTATCGCTTGGGTCGAGGGATCGGGAAAGGCGCTCGAAACGCGCCTCGAGACGTTCCAGATCAAGTTTGATCCGGTCCAGTTCGCTGAACCGCGCTTCGGCTTCGCGCTGCCCGACGAGGGTGCGCGATTCTTCGGCGAGGTATTCGGCGAGGTTCTGGTTGAGGCTGGCAAATCCTTGTTGATACCAGCGTGCGCGGCTGCGCAGATGACCGCCGACCAGTTGCGTGGCGACCGGACCCAGCCAGCGCGAGAGTTCGTACTCCCAGTCCAGCTTCAGGTCCTGCAGCACACCGGCCAGCTCCAGCAGCACACCGCTGTCGCCATCAAGTTCGACTTCCGGGCCGTGCAGCACCGCGGTCTTGTCTTTGCTCACGGCCAGTTTCACCAGGCTCGACGCGGGTGCACGCAGGGTGCAGTCGACACCGGTTTCCCAGTGTGAGGCCAGCATCAGACCTTCATCGCTCGGCAGGATGAACAGTTGCAGCGCCGGGCTGCGGCAATCGACGGCAATCACCTTGCCGGTCAGATGCGCCAGTCGCGGCAGCACCGTGCTGTCGAGACGCAGCACCCGGTTCAGACCGAGTTCGACGCTGGCGAGCAGCCCGGTGAGCAACATCAGGGCTTGATACCACGGTGCAGGGCGACAATGCCTGCGGTCATGTTGTGGTAGGTCACGCGGTCGAAACCGGCGTCGACCATCATCGACTTCAGGGTTTCCTGATTCGGGTGCATGCGGATCGATTCGGCCAGGTAGCGATAGCTTTCCGAGTCGTTGGTGATCAGTTTGCCCATCAGCGGCATGAAAGCGAACGAGTAAGCGTCGTAAGCCTTGGACATCAGCGCGTTGGTCGGCTTGGAGAACTCCAGCACCAGCAGGCGACCACCAGGCTTGAGCACGCGCAGCATCGAGCGCAGGGCGTCTTCTTTATGCGTCACGTTGCGCAGGCCGAAGGCGATGGTCACGCAGTCGAAGTGGTTGTCCGGGAACGGCAGCTTTTCGGCGTCCGCCTGAACGAATTCGACGTTGCCCGATACACCCAGATCCAGCAGGCGGTCACGACCGACCTTGAGCATCGATTCGTTGATGTCGGCCAGTACGACCTGACCGGTAGGGCCGACCAGGTGCGAGAATTTTTTGGTCAGGTCACCGGTACCGCCGGCGATGTCCAGCACGCGGTTACCGCTGCGAACGCCCGACAGTTCGATCGCAAAACGCTTCCACAGACGGTGCATGCCGCCCGACAGAAGGTCGTTCATCAGGTCGTACTTCGCGGCTACCGAGTGGAAAACCTCAGCGACTTTTTCCGCTTTCTGGCTTTCCGGAACGTTTTTGAAGCCGAAGTGTGTGGTGGGTTCGGCATCGCTGCCTTTGCGCTGATCAGTCATATCGCTGTCACCAAAAGAGAATGCGCGACATTCTAATCCCCAAGCCATGCTTTGTCTTGGAATGGCTAAAGGTAAGATGGGCAACCTTCGGGACGATTTGCCGCAGTAGTGGTCAAGATTTACCGACACGTATTCATAGCCCCATTCAAAAAGCAGGAGTCATTCAATGGCCAAAATCAGTGTTGAGCGTGCGCACAACCTGGGTAAGGAAGCCGCCCGCGAGAAGGCCGACAAGCTGGCGCAAAAACTCTCCGATCAATATGGCCTGGAGCCGCAATGGTCGGGCGACACGCTCAACCTCAAGCGTTCGGGCGTGAAAGGCGCAGTGCATGTGGCCGACGATTCGATCCGCGTCGACGTCGAGCTGGGCCTGATGATGTCGGCCATGAGCGGCATGATCAAAGCCGAGATCGAGAAGGCCCTCGACAAAGCGCTGGTCTGATTTCAGCCTGAAATGCGATGCGCCTGTAGGAGTGAGCCTGCTCGCGATAGCGGTCTTTCAGTCGACATTATTTTTGACTGATACACCGCTATCGCGAGCAGGCTCACTCCTACATTTGTTTTGTGTACGGCCTGAGGTTCATGTCAGTTGTTAGGGTGCCGTTTCTAATTTTTCTCCCTACTTTGTGCCTGAGCCCGACACATCTGCGGGCAGTTCCTCAAACCTTCTGCGCGTGAGGTGCACCATGGCCAAAGTAATTCTGAAGAAAAAAATCGATGCGTCGACTTCTGCTCTGAGCGACGTCAAATCCTATGCCCGCAAGATCTGGCTGGCAGGCCTGGGTGCCTACGCCAAGGTCGGCCAAGAGGGCAGCGAGTACTTTCAGGAGTTGATCAAGGCTGGTCAAACTGTTGAAAAGAAAGGCAAAAAAGCCGTCACCGAAAAACTCGAAGCGGCCAATGCCGAGATCGATGAAGCCAAGAGCGAAGTCAGCTCGTTCAAAGGTCGCGTCGAAGTTCAGCTCGACAAGGTCGAGAAGGCGTTTGACTCCCGTGTAGCAAGCGCCTTGAATCGTATCGGCATTCCGTCTAAACATGACGTTGAGACACTCTCTGCTAAGCTCGATGAGCTGACGGCATTGCTCGAACGCGTCGCGCGTAAATCTTAAGGAGAACGGGATGGCTGGTAAAAAGAACACCGATAAAGAAGGCAGCTCGTGGATTGGGAAAGTCGAAGACTACTCCCGCAAAATCTGGCTGGCTGGTTTAGGCGTGTACTCGAAGATCGACACTGACGGCAGCAAGCTCTTCGAGACACTGGTCAAAGACGGCGAGAAAGCCGAGAAGCTCACCAAGTCTGCAGTCGGCAAGAAAGTCGATGCCGCCAAGGATTCCGCTTCTTCGGCCAAGTCGCGCATCAGCGGCGTGAAAGATCGCGCACTGGGCAAGTGGGACGAGCTGGAAGGGGCTTTCGACAAGCGCCTGAACAGCGCGATTTCGCGCCTGGGTGTGCCAAGCCGCAATGAAGTCAAAGCGCTGCACAGCAAGGTTGAAACCCTGACCAAGCAGATCGAGAAACTCACCGGTCTGAAAACCCAGCCTGTAGCGGCGAAAACCGCTGCGGCCAAACCGGCAGCCAAGACGGCTGCAGCCAAGCCTGCGGCTAAAACGGCTGCCAAGCCACTGGCTAAAGCGCCTGCCAAACCTGCTGCGAAAGCAGCGGCCAAGCCTGCTGCCAAAACCGCAGCGGCAAAACCTGCCGCTAAAACCGCCGCCGCCAAGCCAGCAGCAAAAGCTGCAGCAAAACCGGTAGCCGCCAAAGCTGCTGCGAAACCAGCCGCCAAGCCAGCAGCGAAAACCGCTGCCGCCAAACCGGCTGCCAAGCCTGCCGCCAAACCGGCTGCGGCGAAAAAACCGGCAGTGAAAAAACCGGCCGCACCGAAAGCCGCTGCGCCGAAACCGGCAGTAGCGGCTGCAGCCAAGCCAGCTACCCCGGCAGCTGCGGTCAGCGCGTCGAATTCGGCCGCTGCGCCGACTCCGGTGGCTACCCCGACTGTTGCATCGACCCCGTCGACGCCAACCAGTCAGTCCTGATTTATCAGGGCAAAACAAAACGCCCGGCCTGTGAAGGTCGGGCGTTTTTGTTTGTGCCGTTTTTAAAGCTTACCCTCACCCCATACACTCCCCGAGGGAGAGGGGGCCGACCGAGGTGTCTTGCGTCGTACGTCGACCTGAACGATCGAGTCGATTATGGATTCAACAAAACCCGTTCAGGTCGGTGTAGCTCATCAGCATCCCCCAATCAGTCCCCTCTCCCTCTGGGAGAGGGCTAGGGTGAGGGGCTTTTGATTTCAGTCGTGATCTTCAAGGTACTGCAGGGCCATCCGCTCAGTCGCCACTTTCACCGGCGGCAGCAAATGCGGCGCGACCAACATCATGATCTGGTAGACGACTAATCGAACTTCCCCTTCACGATCAAGAATCCGCTGATAGTCCAGCGAGAACAGCAGGGTCATGGTGATCTGCTCGACCAATTGACCCAGCGCCTGAGTGTCGCTGACCAACTGCCCCGAGGCTTTCAAGCGCGCCAGCAATGACGCCAGCGTGCGCTTCAGGGCGTTGAGCAGGTTACGAATACCTTTCGCCAGTTTCGGCAGGCGCCCGGCGAGGTTCGACAGGTCCTGGAACAGAAAACGGTACTGCGCCAGGCGTTCGACGATCAAATGCAGAAACAGCCAGTAATCCTCCGGCGCCAGCTCGACATCCGACGGTGGGTCGAGCAGTGGCGCCAGTTCATTCTGGAAGCGCTCGAACAGGCCGAGAATCAACGGCTCCTTGCCGTGAAAGTGGTAGTAGAGGTTGCCGGGGCTGATCCCCATTTCATTGGCAACTTCCATGGTGGAAACGTTGGGTTCACCCTTTTCGTTGAACAGTTGCAGGGCACATTCGAGAATCCGGTCGCGGGTTTTCATCCAGTCTTCTTAGAAAAGTTCGGTTAAGCGTCAGCGCACATGCACGTAGGTGCCGGGTGCC from Pseudomonas sp. P8_229 encodes:
- a CDS encoding 16S rRNA (uracil(1498)-N(3))-methyltransferase — encoded protein: MNLLLLEEADFIAADRVVLRDRRLTHMQEVHRSEVGDSLRVGRINGLMGSAELLRLEAGEAELRVSLDQPPPAKLPLTLVLALPRPKMLRRVFQTVATMGVSKVILVNSYRVEKSFWQTPFLEPEAIRENLILGLEQARDTVLPEIIIEKRFKPFVEDRLPAISEGTLGLVGHPGNYPPCPRALSEPVTLAIGPEGGWIPYEIDLLGKSGLQPVQLGERILRVETAVTALLARLF
- the tatC gene encoding twin-arginine translocase subunit TatC, giving the protein MSDLPENDQHMPLVSHLTELRTRLLRCVAAVFIIFAGLFAFTQQIYTFVSTPLRHYLPAGATMIATDVSSPFLTPLKLTMMVSLFLAIPVILHQIWGFIAPGLYKHEKRIAVPLLVSSILLFYTGMAFAYYFVFPLIFKFFAAATPAGVEMMTDITSYLDFVMTLFFAFGVAFEIPVAVVLLVWIGVVDVKYLKKIRPYVIIGCFVVGMILTPPDIFSQTLLAVPMWMLFEIGILFGGLISKRERPDENPADDHNDQPPATQA
- the tatB gene encoding Sec-independent protein translocase protein TatB; amino-acid sequence: MFGISFSELLLVGLVALLVLGPERLPGAARTAGLWVGRLKRSFNAIKQEVEREIGADEIRRQLHNEHILSLEQEARKIFTPVQQEPTPVEHVGEQTIHAPTTPAAPVSVVVPTEAAPAVTENSVEHVAAPAAPTTPAPHDPTLPPRAP
- a CDS encoding twin-arginine translocase TatA/TatE family subunit, translating into MGIFDWKHWIVILVVVVLVFGTKKLKNLGTDVGESIKGFRKAMNDDEKAAADPTVTPAQPVPPVQPQATAQANPPHTIDVQAQKVEEPIRKDV
- a CDS encoding phosphoribosyl-ATP diphosphatase; its protein translation is MSDTLTRLAQVLEERKGAAADSSYVASLYHKGLNKILEKVGEESVETIIAAKDAAISGDCSDVIYETADLWFHSMVMLAQLGQHPQAVLDELDRRFGLSGHVEKASRPSA
- the hisI gene encoding phosphoribosyl-AMP cyclohydrolase, encoding MKNWLDEIKWDADGLVPAIAQDHKTGRVLMMAWMNREALELTAAENRAIYWSRSRGKLWRKGEESGHVQTLHEMRLDCDADVIILMVEQIGDIACHTGRQSCFYRVFENGDWKTVDPVLKDPHAIYSAGHKHE
- the ubiB gene encoding ubiquinone biosynthesis regulatory protein kinase UbiB — its product is MKLLAVRRLLRIQRVVIRYRLDDLLFDLPLPWFLLALRYVLPWRWFPRKPLDLSRGARLRLALQDLGPIFIKFGQILSTRRDLLPEDIADELMLLQDRVPPFDSQLSIKLIEEQLGKKISEVFSRFDVEPLASASVAQVHAAQLKTGEEVVVKVIRPGLKPIIAQDLAWLFILARAAEKVSADARLLHPVDVVQDYEKTIYDELDLLREAANASQLKRNFEGSPLLYVPQVYWDWCRPKVLVMERIYGIQVTDLATLADQRTDMKMLAERGVEIFFTQVFRDSFFHADMHPGNIFVSTVNPWSPQYIAIDCGIVGSLTPEDQDYLARNLFAFFKRDYRRVAQLHIDSGWVPAETKLNEFEAAIRTVCEPIFEKPLKDISFGQVLMRLFQTARRFNMEVQPQLVLLQKTLLNIEGLGRQLYPDLDLWNTAQPFLERWMRERVSPKALIGNVQSQFEQLPHLANMARDLLERMSQPHANDPPPPWHKRKDDWFLRLLGSAHLAGGTILAAGGPLNELGHWPAGIMVAVGLYLVVRR
- a CDS encoding SCP2 domain-containing protein — encoded protein: MLLTGLLASVELGLNRVLRLDSTVLPRLAHLTGKVIAVDCRSPALQLFILPSDEGLMLASHWETGVDCTLRAPASSLVKLAVSKDKTAVLHGPEVELDGDSGVLLELAGVLQDLKLDWEYELSRWLGPVATQLVGGHLRSRARWYQQGFASLNQNLAEYLAEESRTLVGQREAEARFSELDRIKLDLERLEARFERLSRSLDPSDNA
- the ubiE gene encoding bifunctional demethylmenaquinone methyltransferase/2-methoxy-6-polyprenyl-1,4-benzoquinol methylase UbiE — protein: MTDQRKGSDAEPTTHFGFKNVPESQKAEKVAEVFHSVAAKYDLMNDLLSGGMHRLWKRFAIELSGVRSGNRVLDIAGGTGDLTKKFSHLVGPTGQVVLADINESMLKVGRDRLLDLGVSGNVEFVQADAEKLPFPDNHFDCVTIAFGLRNVTHKEDALRSMLRVLKPGGRLLVLEFSKPTNALMSKAYDAYSFAFMPLMGKLITNDSESYRYLAESIRMHPNQETLKSMMVDAGFDRVTYHNMTAGIVALHRGIKP
- a CDS encoding polyhydroxyalkanoic acid system family protein translates to MAKISVERAHNLGKEAAREKADKLAQKLSDQYGLEPQWSGDTLNLKRSGVKGAVHVADDSIRVDVELGLMMSAMSGMIKAEIEKALDKALV
- a CDS encoding phasin family protein; the protein is MAKVILKKKIDASTSALSDVKSYARKIWLAGLGAYAKVGQEGSEYFQELIKAGQTVEKKGKKAVTEKLEAANAEIDEAKSEVSSFKGRVEVQLDKVEKAFDSRVASALNRIGIPSKHDVETLSAKLDELTALLERVARKS
- a CDS encoding phasin family protein, which translates into the protein MAGKKNTDKEGSSWIGKVEDYSRKIWLAGLGVYSKIDTDGSKLFETLVKDGEKAEKLTKSAVGKKVDAAKDSASSAKSRISGVKDRALGKWDELEGAFDKRLNSAISRLGVPSRNEVKALHSKVETLTKQIEKLTGLKTQPVAAKTAAAKPAAKTAAAKPAAKTAAKPLAKAPAKPAAKAAAKPAAKTAAAKPAAKTAAAKPAAKAAAKPVAAKAAAKPAAKPAAKTAAAKPAAKPAAKPAAAKKPAVKKPAAPKAAAPKPAVAAAAKPATPAAAVSASNSAAAPTPVATPTVASTPSTPTSQS
- a CDS encoding TetR/AcrR family transcriptional regulator, yielding MKTRDRILECALQLFNEKGEPNVSTMEVANEMGISPGNLYYHFHGKEPLILGLFERFQNELAPLLDPPSDVELAPEDYWLFLHLIVERLAQYRFLFQDLSNLAGRLPKLAKGIRNLLNALKRTLASLLARLKASGQLVSDTQALGQLVEQITMTLLFSLDYQRILDREGEVRLVVYQIMMLVAPHLLPPVKVATERMALQYLEDHD